A stretch of Cupriavidus necator DNA encodes these proteins:
- a CDS encoding response regulator produces MATILVVDDEMGIRELLSEILSNEGHVVELAENALQAREYRAAGTPDLVLLDIWMPDTDGVTLLKEWSAQGQLTMPVIMMSGHATIDTAVEATKIGALNFLEKPIALQKLLSAVEQGLARGIERPRSSSATTAAPATVPSAEPGSSDIVPETTAEAAPNGSPARVPEAEMQFSFDMPLREARDLFERAYFEYHLLREHGSMTRVAEKTGLERTHLYRKLKQLGVELGRNKPEPAEQ; encoded by the coding sequence ATGGCAACGATCCTCGTAGTCGATGACGAAATGGGAATCCGGGAGCTGCTCTCGGAGATCCTCAGCAACGAAGGCCACGTGGTTGAACTCGCGGAGAACGCGCTGCAAGCGCGCGAATACCGCGCGGCGGGTACGCCCGACCTCGTGCTGCTCGATATCTGGATGCCCGATACCGATGGCGTGACCCTGCTCAAGGAATGGTCCGCGCAGGGACAGCTGACGATGCCCGTCATCATGATGTCGGGCCACGCCACCATCGACACGGCGGTCGAGGCGACCAAGATCGGCGCGCTCAATTTCCTTGAGAAGCCGATCGCACTGCAGAAGCTGCTGTCCGCGGTCGAGCAGGGCCTGGCCCGCGGCATCGAACGCCCGCGCAGCAGCTCGGCCACCACCGCCGCCCCCGCCACGGTCCCGTCTGCCGAACCCGGTTCGTCAGACATCGTGCCCGAGACCACTGCCGAGGCCGCCCCCAACGGCAGCCCCGCGCGCGTGCCCGAGGCCGAGATGCAGTTCTCCTTCGACATGCCGCTGCGCGAAGCGCGCGACCTGTTCGAGCGCGCCTACTTCGAATACCACCTGCTGCGCGAACACGGCAGCATGACCCGCGTGGCCGAGAAGACCGGGCTGGAGCGCACCCACCTGTACCGCAAGCTCAAGCAGCTCGGCGTCGAACTGGGCCGCAACAAGCCCGAGCCGGCCGAGCAATGA
- a CDS encoding DUF4390 domain-containing protein: MLSTPRLSDFRVMVDTNVDTAADRACLHLRPGGAGRRGLLARWWLALVLALASLLWLPPVARAQVIEATEARIEFQDGGFELAASFDFDLPPALEDALHKGISLYFAVDFQLSRSRWYWFDDKPVNTTRSVRLSYQPLTRQYRVSTGGLQLPFTRLKGALQFIQRVRGWRVFERNVVKPGETYHAEVRMRLDLSQLPKPFQINAVNTREWNLASDWRRFAYTVPTDLNAAPPPPLPAAPPPAPAPGPASPALPASPAVPAPASAPAAAIDARGLTMQTVSYGLSPALLLQPASSQP, from the coding sequence ATGCTGAGCACGCCGCGCCTGTCAGACTTCCGCGTCATGGTGGACACGAACGTGGACACTGCCGCGGACCGGGCGTGCCTGCATCTGCGCCCCGGCGGCGCGGGCAGGCGTGGCCTGCTGGCGCGGTGGTGGCTGGCACTGGTGCTGGCGCTCGCCTCGCTACTGTGGCTGCCGCCCGTCGCGCGCGCGCAGGTCATCGAGGCCACCGAGGCGCGCATCGAATTCCAGGACGGCGGCTTCGAGCTTGCCGCCAGCTTCGACTTCGACCTGCCGCCCGCGCTGGAAGACGCATTGCACAAGGGCATCTCCCTCTATTTCGCGGTCGACTTCCAGCTCTCGCGCTCGCGCTGGTACTGGTTCGACGACAAGCCGGTCAACACCACCCGCAGCGTGCGCCTGTCGTACCAGCCGCTGACGCGCCAGTACCGTGTCTCCACCGGCGGCCTGCAGCTGCCGTTCACGCGCCTGAAGGGCGCGCTGCAGTTCATCCAGCGCGTGCGCGGCTGGCGCGTGTTCGAGCGCAATGTGGTCAAGCCGGGCGAGACCTACCACGCGGAAGTGCGCATGCGGCTGGACCTGTCGCAACTGCCCAAGCCGTTCCAGATCAACGCCGTCAACACGCGTGAATGGAACCTGGCCTCCGACTGGCGGCGCTTCGCCTATACGGTGCCGACGGACCTGAACGCAGCGCCCCCACCTCCGCTGCCCGCAGCGCCGCCGCCCGCGCCGGCCCCAGGCCCCGCATCGCCGGCGCTGCCGGCCTCGCCCGCCGTACCCGCGCCTGCGTCGGCGCCTGCCGCTGCCATTGACGCACGCGGCCTGACCATGCAGACGGTGTCGTACGGACTGTCGCCCGCACTGCTGCTGCAGCCCGCATCGAGCCAGCCATGA
- a CDS encoding sensor histidine kinase, with translation MSNSLWDSRFRRVLYRVVAGIIVFLALVLVGLLAGASANTEFFDRYFTLLFKVNLVIGALLVLIVGALALTLWLRYRRGKFGTRLMTKLAVFFGVVGVLPGVLIYLVSLQFVSRSIESWFDVRVETALEAGLNLGRSTIDSSLADLQVKARLMAEQLAGASGVATSLQLNRLREQYGVQEAAIFTGSGRVLATASSNYASLVPDLPSGVLAEQARLAGGYAAVEGGTDPSGDGSPSPERVDSSHLYRLRVIIPLGASPTAAQDDAAGGSAPRALAKPPRWAGSGLSVERRPEESPSSGFGLVGETVREERYLQVLHPVPAVLARNADEVQRAYQEYQEKALGRTGLRKMYIGTLTLTLFLAVFIAVMLALLLGGQLARPLLMLLQGTKEVAEGDLSPKRELKSRDELGMLTQQFNQMTRQLAEARLAVEENRTALEQSKAYLESVLQNLTAGVLVFDRRFVLITANPGAERIFRQPFGAVLGLPVEQIPGMGPFGEIVRQAFSDQNTSEVLGGAEHWQKQIELPQGEEQPLTLLVRGARLPGGERDEPGYVIVFDDISDVISAQRSVAWGEVARRLAHEIKNPLTPIQLSAERLQMKLSPKLEGTDADVLKRGAATIVNQVAAMKRMVDDFRDYARTPPAVLQSLQLNSLVAEVLHLYGIDDPAVHEHPVIHPTLGTALPEIKGDPTQLRQVIHNLLQNAQDAATENVAAGRAAPHITLNTETVEYKDSAGENRQAVKLTIADNGPGFAPRILSRAFEPYVTTKAKGTGLGLAMVKKIIDEHGARIEMRNRMEGAEIVGAQISILFVKLT, from the coding sequence ATGAGCAACTCGCTGTGGGACAGCCGGTTCCGGCGCGTGCTGTACCGCGTCGTGGCCGGGATCATCGTCTTCCTGGCACTGGTGCTGGTGGGCCTGCTGGCCGGCGCATCGGCCAACACCGAATTCTTCGATCGCTATTTCACGCTGCTGTTCAAGGTGAACCTGGTGATCGGCGCGCTGCTGGTGCTGATCGTGGGTGCGCTGGCGCTGACGCTGTGGCTGCGCTATCGCCGCGGCAAGTTCGGCACGCGGCTGATGACCAAGCTCGCCGTGTTCTTCGGCGTGGTGGGCGTGCTGCCCGGCGTGCTGATCTACCTGGTATCGCTGCAGTTCGTCTCGCGCAGCATCGAGTCCTGGTTCGACGTGCGCGTGGAAACCGCGCTCGAGGCGGGCCTGAACCTGGGCCGCTCCACCATCGACAGCTCGCTCGCCGACCTGCAGGTCAAGGCACGCCTGATGGCCGAGCAGCTCGCCGGCGCCTCCGGCGTGGCCACTTCGCTGCAGCTGAACCGGCTGCGCGAGCAGTATGGCGTCCAGGAAGCCGCCATCTTCACCGGCAGCGGCCGCGTGCTGGCCACGGCGTCCAGCAACTACGCGTCGCTGGTGCCGGACCTGCCTTCGGGCGTGCTGGCCGAACAGGCGCGGCTGGCCGGCGGCTACGCGGCGGTGGAGGGCGGCACCGACCCGTCGGGCGACGGCAGCCCGAGCCCCGAACGCGTCGACAGCAGCCACCTGTACCGGCTGCGCGTGATCATTCCGCTGGGCGCCAGTCCAACCGCGGCACAGGATGACGCCGCAGGCGGCAGCGCCCCGCGCGCGCTGGCCAAGCCGCCGCGCTGGGCCGGCTCCGGCCTGTCCGTGGAGCGCCGCCCGGAGGAATCGCCGTCGAGCGGCTTCGGCCTGGTCGGCGAGACCGTGCGCGAGGAACGCTACCTGCAGGTGCTGCACCCCGTGCCGGCGGTGCTCGCGCGCAATGCCGACGAGGTCCAGCGCGCGTACCAGGAATACCAGGAGAAAGCGCTGGGCCGCACCGGCCTGCGCAAGATGTATATCGGCACGCTGACGCTGACGCTGTTCCTGGCCGTGTTCATCGCGGTGATGCTGGCGCTGCTGCTGGGCGGGCAATTGGCGCGGCCGCTGCTGATGCTGCTGCAGGGGACCAAGGAAGTGGCCGAGGGCGACCTCTCGCCCAAGCGCGAACTGAAAAGCCGCGACGAGCTCGGCATGCTCACGCAGCAGTTCAACCAGATGACGCGACAGCTGGCCGAGGCGCGGCTGGCGGTGGAAGAGAACCGCACCGCGCTCGAGCAATCGAAGGCCTACCTGGAAAGCGTGCTGCAGAACCTGACCGCCGGCGTGCTGGTGTTCGACCGCCGCTTTGTGCTGATTACCGCCAATCCGGGCGCGGAGCGCATCTTCCGCCAGCCGTTCGGCGCGGTGCTGGGCCTGCCGGTTGAGCAGATCCCTGGCATGGGGCCGTTCGGCGAGATCGTGCGCCAGGCCTTCTCGGACCAGAACACCAGCGAGGTGCTGGGCGGCGCCGAGCACTGGCAGAAGCAGATCGAGCTGCCGCAGGGCGAGGAACAGCCGCTTACGCTGCTGGTGCGCGGCGCACGCCTGCCCGGCGGCGAGCGCGATGAGCCCGGCTACGTGATCGTCTTCGACGATATCTCCGATGTGATTTCCGCTCAACGCTCGGTGGCCTGGGGCGAGGTGGCACGGCGCCTTGCGCACGAGATCAAGAACCCGCTGACGCCGATCCAGCTCTCGGCCGAGCGCCTGCAGATGAAGCTCTCGCCCAAGCTCGAAGGCACCGACGCCGATGTGCTCAAGCGTGGCGCGGCCACCATCGTCAACCAGGTGGCCGCGATGAAGCGCATGGTCGATGACTTCCGCGACTACGCGCGCACACCGCCCGCGGTGCTGCAGTCGCTGCAGCTCAACAGCCTGGTGGCGGAAGTGCTGCACCTGTATGGCATCGATGATCCCGCGGTGCACGAGCATCCGGTGATTCATCCGACGCTGGGCACCGCGCTGCCCGAGATCAAGGGCGATCCGACGCAGTTGCGCCAGGTCATCCACAACCTGCTGCAGAACGCACAGGATGCCGCCACCGAGAACGTCGCGGCCGGTAGGGCGGCGCCCCATATCACTCTGAACACCGAGACTGTAGAATACAAAGATTCTGCCGGCGAAAACCGGCAGGCCGTCAAGCTCACCATTGCGGACAATGGTCCCGGTTTTGCGCCACGAATCCTGAGCCGTGCGTTCGAGCCCTACGTGACCACGAAAGCCAAGGGCACGGGCCTGGGGCTCGCGATGGTAAAGAAGATCATTGACGAACACGGCGCGCGAATCGAGATGCGCAATCGCATGGAAGGTGCGGAGATCGTCGGTGCACAGATCTCGATCCTGTTCGTTAAACTGACATAG
- the fmt gene encoding methionyl-tRNA formyltransferase, whose amino-acid sequence MSQARPLRVAFAGTPEFARVALEAIHAAGFPIVAVLTQPDRPAGRGLQLHASPVKQFAAASGLGPVLQPRSLRRQGKYPEDAAAAIDALAGTAPDVMVVAAYGLILPAEVLALPRLGCLNIHGSLLPRWRGAAPIHRAIEAGDAETGITLMQMDEGLDTGDMLTRAAVPIGPDDTTGTLHDTLAALGARMTVAALQELAAGRALPATPQPAEGVTYAEKIAKDEAPLDLRRPAAALANQVRAFNPFPGATVQVGDTVIKCWQAVPLAAASSLPHPPGTVLAADAAGVLIACGEGSALQVTELQKPGGRRQPAQQFLQALPLPPGTRCAVPGNGAAQA is encoded by the coding sequence ATGTCCCAAGCCAGACCCCTGCGTGTTGCCTTTGCCGGCACGCCCGAGTTCGCGCGCGTCGCGCTGGAAGCCATCCACGCCGCCGGTTTTCCCATCGTGGCGGTGCTGACGCAGCCTGACCGCCCCGCCGGCCGCGGCCTGCAGCTGCACGCCAGCCCGGTGAAGCAGTTCGCCGCCGCCAGCGGCCTTGGGCCAGTGCTGCAGCCGCGCTCGCTGCGCCGCCAGGGCAAGTACCCGGAAGACGCCGCCGCGGCCATCGACGCGCTCGCCGGCACTGCGCCCGACGTGATGGTGGTGGCCGCCTACGGCCTGATCCTGCCGGCCGAGGTGCTGGCCCTGCCGCGCCTGGGCTGCCTGAATATCCACGGCTCGCTGCTGCCGCGCTGGCGCGGCGCGGCGCCGATCCACCGCGCCATCGAGGCGGGCGATGCCGAGACCGGCATCACGCTGATGCAGATGGACGAAGGCCTGGACACCGGCGACATGCTCACGCGCGCGGCCGTGCCGATCGGCCCGGACGACACCACCGGCACGCTGCACGACACGCTGGCCGCGCTGGGCGCGCGCATGACCGTGGCAGCGCTGCAGGAGCTCGCCGCCGGCCGCGCGCTGCCCGCCACGCCGCAGCCGGCCGAAGGCGTCACCTACGCCGAGAAGATCGCCAAGGACGAGGCCCCGCTGGACCTGCGCCGCCCGGCCGCGGCGCTGGCCAACCAGGTGCGCGCGTTCAACCCCTTCCCGGGCGCGACGGTGCAGGTCGGCGATACCGTGATCAAGTGCTGGCAGGCCGTGCCGCTGGCCGCCGCCAGCAGCCTGCCGCATCCGCCCGGCACAGTGCTGGCGGCCGACGCCGCCGGCGTCCTCATCGCCTGCGGCGAGGGCAGCGCACTGCAGGTCACCGAGCTGCAGAAGCCGGGCGGGCGCCGCCAGCCGGCGCAGCAGTTCCTGCAGGCCCTGCCGCTGCCGCCGGGCACGCGCTGCGCGGTACCCGGCAACGGCGCCGCGCAGGCATGA
- a CDS encoding aquaporin, giving the protein MSTLARRLVAEGLGTALLVAIVVGSGIRAERLAAGDTALALLANSLATGAGLVALLVSLGPVSGGHFNPVVSLSALLQGTLPPRDALRYVLVQVAGGVCGVLAAHAMFGEPALAWSAQSRTGAAMWWSECVATFGLVGVGIGTLRSRPQLVPFVVAGYIIAGYWFTSSTSFANPALTIACALTDTFTGIRPQDVPGFVLAQIGGGLAATLLFHWLCRKPAAAATAQADWRAAPASAPTSAD; this is encoded by the coding sequence ATGAGTACGCTCGCACGCCGCCTGGTGGCCGAAGGCCTGGGCACGGCCCTGCTGGTGGCGATCGTGGTGGGCTCCGGCATCCGTGCCGAGCGCCTCGCCGCAGGCGACACCGCGCTGGCGCTGCTGGCCAATTCGCTGGCCACCGGGGCTGGGCTGGTGGCGCTGCTGGTGTCGCTGGGCCCGGTGTCGGGCGGCCATTTCAATCCGGTGGTGAGCCTGTCGGCGCTGCTGCAGGGCACGCTGCCGCCGCGCGATGCGCTGCGCTATGTGCTGGTGCAGGTGGCGGGCGGAGTCTGCGGCGTGCTGGCCGCCCATGCGATGTTCGGCGAGCCGGCGCTGGCCTGGTCGGCGCAGAGCCGCACCGGCGCGGCGATGTGGTGGAGCGAGTGCGTGGCCACCTTCGGCCTGGTCGGCGTGGGCATCGGCACGCTGCGCAGCCGGCCGCAGCTGGTGCCGTTCGTGGTGGCAGGCTATATCATCGCGGGCTACTGGTTCACGTCGTCGACCTCGTTTGCCAACCCGGCGCTGACCATCGCCTGCGCGCTGACCGATACCTTCACCGGGATCCGGCCGCAAGACGTGCCGGGCTTCGTGCTGGCCCAGATCGGCGGCGGGCTGGCTGCCACGCTGCTGTTCCACTGGCTGTGCCGCAAACCCGCTGCGGCCGCCACGGCGCAGGCCGACTGGCGCGCTGCGCCCGCCAGCGCCCCTACCAGCGCCGATTGA
- a CDS encoding LysE family translocator, with translation MFDIQNYTSFVLAILVFQLIPGPGTIAILNATARNGMAAGMGAVCGTLLGDLVYMLAAVAGLAAVMQANPLLFHGLQWFGAAYLCWMGVQLLRTRFAADAGVPEPRKSTRVYLRQGFTVSLTNPKVVLFFVAFFPLFLRPDASPATLAAMMVHVTVLSLAYQAALVLAGNAVASRLRALPFARTLATRLAGIALVGFGLRLAASNR, from the coding sequence ATGTTCGACATCCAGAACTACACCAGCTTCGTGCTCGCCATCCTGGTGTTCCAGCTGATCCCCGGCCCGGGCACGATCGCCATTCTCAACGCCACCGCGCGCAATGGCATGGCGGCCGGCATGGGCGCGGTCTGCGGCACGCTGCTGGGCGACCTTGTGTACATGCTCGCCGCGGTGGCGGGGCTGGCGGCGGTGATGCAGGCCAATCCGCTGCTGTTCCACGGCTTGCAATGGTTCGGTGCCGCGTACCTGTGCTGGATGGGGGTGCAGCTGCTGCGTACACGCTTTGCCGCGGACGCCGGCGTGCCCGAGCCGCGCAAGTCCACGCGCGTATACCTGCGCCAGGGCTTCACGGTGAGCCTGACCAACCCCAAGGTAGTGCTGTTCTTTGTCGCGTTCTTCCCGCTGTTCCTGCGCCCGGATGCGTCGCCGGCCACGCTGGCGGCGATGATGGTCCACGTCACGGTGCTCAGCCTTGCCTACCAGGCGGCGCTGGTGCTGGCGGGCAACGCGGTGGCCAGCCGGCTGCGGGCGCTGCCGTTCGCGCGCACGCTGGCAACGCGACTGGCCGGGATCGCGCTGGTCGGCTTCGGCCTGCGGCTGGCGGCCAGCAACCGGTAA
- a CDS encoding carbohydrate porin: MGRLIKNSPASGALACSGHRCCLTELLSELPPVSRRIPAIPLCPGPAGRGGLPLRRLGFAVLAAWGLVACAQTGDATTSATTPPPRIEPRPAVPPVVTAGSAQAAEPATPATASTEDPLAALIAGEAAPAASVTVPAAPAPGTTGEPAAQPGVQPDGSAPATLAGTSPAVDPSFVGPPEPPPQPPPPLVLFPPRLGQFQAEAPAEPADSTTGGTPPDAPPVLHSQLPADDPAGDSVWRLGYSGRAAAEERPATMRACPGGALSTGIGNGLACRSAGEVKIRESVLDLDGGAQVMLIAQARGTDATTVNGRPAAIDPYALVPQFYTAVSGLAVLDGATMWAGRRDNAPFLLSSGLLPPNSTAMRFGIDNAKVIGDIGLSYQYTARADQNGQNLPSYHSLRTAPINTNEQGSIQLGFTRVEAQPLVQDPGGAWWASALHEQKGVLYGTNRFGVQFGSGSRNAMTGYTGMGPALSRTRVAESMEWRGRSGLSGAVEQSLQFDRSPVGTLQWTTTRLRPAYVASNQFRLNFEVSHDQISSGFGVSGQRTALTVAPTLTLGKSAGNANLRAFYTYSRASDVDGIGYTAPADAWASQASGSIFGVQLNRRW; encoded by the coding sequence ATGGGTCGGCTGATAAAAAACAGTCCCGCCTCCGGAGCCCTTGCCTGCTCCGGCCATCGATGTTGCTTGACTGAATTGCTGTCCGAATTGCCGCCAGTCTCTCGTCGGATTCCCGCCATCCCGCTTTGTCCCGGCCCTGCCGGACGCGGTGGCCTGCCCCTGCGCCGCCTCGGTTTTGCCGTGCTGGCCGCGTGGGGCCTGGTCGCGTGCGCGCAGACCGGGGATGCGACGACCAGCGCGACCACCCCGCCGCCCCGCATCGAACCGCGCCCGGCGGTGCCGCCGGTGGTGACCGCTGGTTCGGCGCAAGCCGCCGAGCCTGCCACGCCGGCCACGGCAAGCACGGAGGATCCACTGGCGGCGCTGATCGCCGGCGAAGCGGCACCCGCGGCCAGCGTGACCGTGCCAGCGGCACCGGCGCCAGGTACCACGGGCGAGCCGGCTGCCCAGCCCGGCGTGCAGCCTGACGGCAGCGCGCCGGCAACCCTGGCCGGCACCAGCCCCGCTGTCGACCCGAGCTTCGTCGGACCGCCTGAACCGCCACCCCAGCCGCCGCCGCCACTGGTGCTGTTCCCGCCCCGGCTCGGCCAGTTCCAGGCCGAGGCGCCCGCCGAGCCGGCGGACAGCACCACCGGTGGCACACCGCCGGACGCCCCGCCGGTACTGCACTCGCAGCTGCCCGCCGACGACCCCGCCGGGGATTCCGTGTGGCGCCTCGGCTACAGCGGCCGCGCCGCGGCCGAGGAACGCCCGGCCACCATGCGCGCCTGCCCCGGCGGCGCGCTTTCCACCGGCATCGGCAACGGCCTGGCCTGCCGCAGCGCCGGCGAGGTCAAGATCCGCGAATCGGTGCTGGACCTGGATGGCGGCGCGCAGGTGATGCTGATCGCGCAGGCGCGCGGCACCGACGCCACCACGGTCAATGGCCGCCCCGCGGCGATCGATCCCTACGCCCTGGTGCCGCAGTTCTATACCGCCGTCAGCGGCCTGGCGGTGCTGGACGGCGCCACCATGTGGGCCGGCCGGCGCGACAATGCGCCGTTCCTGCTGTCGTCCGGCCTGCTGCCGCCCAATTCCACGGCGATGCGCTTCGGCATCGACAACGCCAAGGTGATCGGCGATATCGGCCTGAGCTACCAGTACACCGCGCGCGCCGACCAGAACGGCCAGAACCTGCCCAGCTACCACTCGCTGCGCACCGCGCCCATCAACACCAACGAACAGGGTTCGATCCAGCTCGGCTTCACGCGGGTGGAGGCGCAGCCGCTGGTGCAGGACCCCGGCGGTGCATGGTGGGCGTCTGCGTTGCATGAGCAGAAAGGCGTGCTGTACGGCACCAACCGGTTCGGGGTGCAGTTCGGATCGGGATCGCGCAACGCCATGACCGGCTACACCGGCATGGGACCGGCGCTGTCGCGCACGCGCGTGGCGGAATCGATGGAATGGAGGGGCCGTTCAGGGCTGAGCGGCGCGGTGGAGCAAAGCCTGCAGTTCGACCGGTCGCCGGTCGGCACGCTGCAGTGGACCACCACGCGCTTGCGTCCTGCTTACGTGGCCAGCAACCAGTTCCGCCTGAACTTCGAGGTCTCGCACGACCAGATCTCGTCCGGCTTCGGCGTCAGCGGCCAGCGCACCGCGCTGACCGTGGCGCCCACGCTGACGCTGGGCAAGTCGGCCGGCAATGCCAACCTGCGCGCCTTCTACACCTATAGCCGTGCCAGCGACGTCGACGGCATCGGCTACACCGCGCCGGCCGACGCGTGGGCCTCGCAGGCGAGCGGCTCGATCTTCGGCGTGCAGCTCAATCGGCGCTGGTAG
- the htpX gene encoding zinc metalloprotease HtpX: MFNWVKTFMLMAAITALFIVIGGMIGGRSGMMMALLLALGMNFFSYWFSDKMVLRMYNAQEVDAGSAPQFYGMVQDLAQRAGLPMPRVYLINEDAPNAFATGRNPEHAAVAATTGILRVLSERELRGVMAHELAHVRHRDILTSTIAATMAGAISALANMAMFFGGRDENGNRSNPIASIAVAILAPLAASLIQMAISRAREFEADRGGAEISGDPQALASALDKIHRYAQGIPFQAAEEHPATAQMMIMNPLSGGAIANLFSTHPATEERIARLMQMAQTGTYPA, encoded by the coding sequence ATGTTCAACTGGGTCAAGACCTTCATGCTGATGGCGGCCATCACGGCGCTGTTCATCGTCATCGGCGGCATGATCGGCGGGCGCAGCGGCATGATGATGGCGCTGCTGCTTGCGCTGGGCATGAACTTCTTCTCCTACTGGTTCTCGGACAAGATGGTCCTGCGCATGTACAACGCGCAGGAAGTCGACGCCGGCAGCGCGCCGCAGTTCTACGGCATGGTGCAGGACCTGGCGCAGCGCGCCGGCCTGCCGATGCCGCGCGTGTACCTGATCAACGAAGACGCGCCCAACGCCTTTGCCACCGGCCGCAACCCGGAGCACGCCGCGGTGGCGGCCACCACCGGCATCCTGCGGGTGCTGTCCGAGCGCGAACTGCGCGGCGTGATGGCGCATGAGCTGGCGCACGTGCGCCACCGCGACATCCTGACTTCGACCATCGCCGCCACCATGGCCGGTGCGATCTCGGCGCTGGCCAACATGGCGATGTTCTTCGGCGGCCGCGACGAGAACGGCAACCGCAGCAACCCGATCGCCAGCATTGCCGTGGCAATCCTGGCCCCGCTGGCGGCATCGCTGATCCAGATGGCAATCTCGCGCGCACGTGAATTCGAAGCCGACCGCGGCGGCGCCGAGATCAGCGGCGACCCGCAGGCACTGGCCAGCGCACTGGACAAGATCCACCGCTACGCCCAGGGCATCCCGTTCCAGGCGGCCGAAGAACACCCGGCCACGGCGCAGATGATGATCATGAACCCGCTCTCGGGCGGCGCCATCGCCAATTTGTTCTCGACCCACCCGGCCACCGAGGAGCGCATCGCGCGCCTGATGCAGATGGCCCAGACCGGCACCTATCCCGCCTGA
- the rsmB gene encoding 16S rRNA (cytosine(967)-C(5))-methyltransferase RsmB, with product MRLPPDSLAFQMLGAAAAVRAVSEGTALPQAIEDAAAQLRLDRVQDAATRGALQDIAYRTMRQFGTARALVTKLVTRPPGAQVDSLLAVALALLLEHAPGPRDKQDGADAGRPGYSTFTVVDQAVSAAASEPKTAHARGLVNAVLRRFLRERKALLAEVNRDEQARWNLPPWWLRMLREAYPDQWMALAASANVRPPMTVRVNTARVSVQQYQTDLANAGLAGHVVGPQAVRLVRAVPVTQLPGFAEGVVSVQDAGAQLAAPLLEVADGMRVLDACAAPGGKTGHLLELADIEVTAVESDPQRTTRIAENLARLGKQARIVVGDASRPADWWDGQPFDRILADVPCSASGIVRRHPDIRWLRRETDIAKLVTEQRRIVSQLWPLLKPGGILVYVTCSIFPTEGEEQARWFGAQLADAIRLQAPGQLLPGTHATQAAGANGEKDATAGTSLPSDHDGFFYARFQKRA from the coding sequence ATGCGCCTGCCTCCCGATTCGCTTGCCTTCCAGATGCTTGGCGCCGCCGCCGCGGTGCGCGCCGTCAGCGAAGGCACAGCCTTGCCCCAGGCGATCGAGGACGCCGCCGCGCAGCTGCGGCTGGACCGCGTGCAGGATGCCGCCACGCGCGGCGCGCTGCAGGACATCGCCTATCGCACCATGCGCCAGTTCGGTACGGCACGCGCACTGGTGACAAAGCTGGTCACGCGCCCGCCGGGCGCGCAGGTCGATTCGCTGCTGGCGGTGGCGCTGGCGCTGCTGCTGGAACACGCACCGGGCCCGCGCGACAAGCAGGACGGCGCGGACGCCGGCCGCCCGGGCTACAGCACCTTCACCGTGGTCGACCAGGCAGTCAGCGCCGCCGCCTCCGAACCCAAGACTGCGCATGCGCGCGGCCTGGTCAACGCGGTGCTGCGCCGTTTCCTGCGCGAACGCAAAGCGCTGCTGGCCGAGGTCAACCGCGACGAGCAGGCGCGCTGGAACCTGCCGCCGTGGTGGCTGCGCATGCTGCGCGAGGCCTACCCGGACCAGTGGATGGCCCTGGCCGCCAGCGCCAACGTGCGCCCGCCGATGACGGTGCGCGTCAACACCGCGCGCGTGTCCGTGCAGCAGTACCAGACCGATCTTGCCAACGCCGGCCTGGCCGGCCACGTGGTTGGCCCGCAGGCCGTGCGCCTGGTGCGCGCGGTGCCGGTGACGCAGTTGCCGGGCTTTGCCGAAGGCGTGGTCTCGGTGCAGGATGCCGGCGCGCAGCTGGCTGCGCCGCTGCTCGAGGTGGCCGACGGCATGCGCGTGCTGGATGCCTGCGCGGCGCCCGGCGGCAAGACCGGGCACCTGCTGGAACTGGCCGATATTGAAGTCACCGCGGTGGAAAGCGACCCGCAGCGCACCACCCGCATCGCCGAGAACCTGGCGCGCCTGGGCAAGCAAGCGCGGATCGTGGTCGGCGATGCCAGCCGGCCCGCCGACTGGTGGGACGGCCAGCCCTTTGACCGCATCCTGGCCGACGTGCCGTGCTCGGCTTCGGGCATCGTGCGGCGCCATCCCGATATCCGCTGGCTGCGCCGCGAGACCGATATTGCCAAGCTCGTCACCGAGCAGCGCCGCATCGTTTCGCAACTGTGGCCGCTGCTCAAACCGGGCGGCATCCTGGTCTATGTCACCTGTTCAATTTTCCCAACGGAAGGCGAGGAGCAGGCGCGCTGGTTTGGTGCGCAGCTGGCAGATGCGATACGATTGCAGGCGCCGGGGCAGCTGCTGCCCGGCACCCATGCCACGCAAGCCGCCGGCGCCAATGGCGAAAAGGACGCCACTGCCGGCACCAGCCTGCCGTCGGATCACGATGGCTTCTTCTACGCCCGCTTCCAGAAACGCGCCTGA